Proteins found in one Corynebacterium sanguinis genomic segment:
- a CDS encoding RsmB/NOP family class I SAM-dependent RNA methyltransferase has translation MSGGFRSRASGRREERRESKRVSKPQVKATRIGDGAREAAFEVVRRVATDDAYANLVLPRLLRERNITGRDAAFATELAYGTLRAQGVLDAVIARCSSRELDKIAPEVLAALRLGAYQLLYTRVDDHAAVDTSVRLVEAAGAGQAKGFANAILRTITRTPAEQWLDDLTPSDPVAAVAFRTAHPEWIARSFGTALGASGAEGELEAALEADSQRPVVHLVARPGEISAAELAAITGGDEGRYSPYAVYLHEGDPGVLEPVRDGLAGVQDEGSQLIARALAEVDVEADAGRWLDLCAGPGGKAALLGSLAGIEGAHVDAVEISEHRAELIRKVIGGLPVSVTVADGRDPGLEPGYDRVLVDAPCSGLGALRRRPEARWKKQESEIGELTQLQTELLQSALRLVKPGGVVVYSTCSPDVRETRGVVDAVLAEGVAEELDASAYLPPMEGTGAGKSVQMWPHRHGTDAMFFSVLRRR, from the coding sequence ATGAGTGGTGGGTTTAGGTCGCGCGCGTCCGGGCGGCGAGAGGAGCGCCGGGAGAGCAAGCGGGTGAGCAAGCCGCAGGTGAAGGCGACGCGCATCGGCGACGGCGCGCGCGAGGCGGCCTTCGAGGTCGTGCGCCGGGTGGCCACCGACGACGCGTACGCCAACCTCGTGCTGCCGAGGCTGCTGCGCGAGCGCAACATCACAGGCCGCGACGCGGCGTTTGCCACCGAGCTCGCCTACGGAACGCTGCGCGCCCAGGGCGTGCTCGACGCCGTGATCGCGCGGTGCTCCTCGCGCGAGCTGGACAAGATCGCGCCCGAGGTGCTCGCTGCGCTGCGTCTCGGCGCGTACCAGCTGCTGTACACGCGTGTCGACGACCACGCGGCCGTCGACACGTCCGTGCGCCTCGTCGAAGCGGCCGGGGCGGGCCAGGCGAAGGGCTTTGCCAACGCGATCCTGCGCACGATTACCCGCACCCCGGCCGAGCAGTGGCTGGACGATCTCACCCCGTCTGACCCGGTGGCGGCGGTGGCGTTTCGCACCGCGCACCCTGAGTGGATCGCGCGATCCTTTGGCACAGCGCTCGGCGCGAGCGGGGCAGAAGGGGAGTTGGAGGCGGCACTCGAGGCGGACTCGCAGCGCCCGGTTGTCCACCTCGTCGCCCGCCCCGGCGAGATTTCCGCCGCCGAGCTCGCCGCGATCACCGGCGGCGACGAGGGCAGGTACTCGCCGTACGCCGTCTACCTGCACGAGGGGGACCCCGGTGTGCTCGAGCCGGTGCGCGACGGCCTGGCCGGCGTGCAGGACGAGGGCTCCCAGCTCATCGCCCGCGCGCTCGCCGAGGTCGACGTCGAGGCAGACGCCGGGCGGTGGCTGGACCTGTGCGCTGGCCCCGGCGGTAAGGCCGCGCTGCTCGGCTCCCTGGCCGGGATTGAGGGCGCGCACGTCGACGCCGTCGAGATCAGTGAGCACCGCGCGGAGCTGATCCGCAAGGTCATCGGCGGGCTGCCCGTCTCCGTCACCGTCGCTGACGGCCGTGACCCGGGCCTGGAGCCCGGCTACGATCGCGTGCTTGTGGACGCCCCCTGTTCTGGACTCGGCGCGCTGAGGCGGCGCCCCGAGGCGCGGTGGAAGAAGCAGGAGTCCGAGATTGGCGAGCTCACCCAGTTGCAGACCGAGCTGCTCCAGTCGGCGCTGCGCCTGGTCAAGCCCGGTGGCGTCGTTGTTTACTCCACGTGCTCGCCGGACGTGCGGGAAACGCGCGGGGTGGTTGACGCCGTGCTCGCAGAAGGCGTGGCCGAGGAGCTCGACGCTAGCGCCTACCTGCCCCCGATGGAGGGCACGGGCGCGGGCAAGAGCGTGCAGATGTGGCCGCACCGGCACGGGACCGATGCGATGTTTTTCTCGGTGCTTCGTAGGAGGTAG
- the rpe gene encoding ribulose-phosphate 3-epimerase, whose translation MLYIAPSILAADYAALGEDVRKVPNADLIHVDIMDGHFVPNLSFGPDVTKAVDGVTEQFLDMHLMIEQPEKWFETYIAAGGDRLVFHVEATSDHVAAAKAVHELGVEAGFAVKPGTPIEPYLDDLEHFEEVMIMSVEPGFGGQKFMPEVLSKVRTLREHITAAKLDTIIAIDGGIAEATIVQAAAAGVESFVAGSAVFGKDDPAAAVDTLRRLAQAAR comes from the coding sequence ATGTTGTACATCGCTCCTTCCATCCTGGCCGCCGACTACGCGGCGCTCGGTGAGGACGTGCGCAAGGTGCCCAACGCCGACCTCATCCACGTCGACATCATGGACGGCCACTTTGTGCCCAACCTCTCCTTCGGCCCGGACGTGACCAAGGCGGTCGACGGAGTCACAGAGCAGTTCCTCGACATGCACCTGATGATTGAGCAGCCGGAGAAGTGGTTCGAAACCTACATCGCGGCAGGCGGGGACCGCCTCGTGTTCCACGTCGAGGCCACCAGCGACCACGTCGCAGCGGCGAAGGCTGTCCACGAGCTCGGCGTCGAGGCCGGCTTCGCAGTCAAGCCGGGCACGCCCATCGAGCCCTACCTGGATGACCTCGAGCATTTCGAGGAGGTCATGATCATGAGCGTCGAGCCCGGCTTCGGCGGGCAGAAGTTCATGCCCGAGGTGCTTAGCAAGGTGCGCACGCTGCGCGAACACATCACCGCAGCAAAACTAGACACCATCATTGCTATCGACGGCGGCATCGCCGAGGCCACCATCGTCCAGGCGGCGGCCGCGGGCGTGGAGTCCTTTGTCGCGGGCTCGGCGGTGTTCGGCAAAGACGACCCGGCGGCGGCCGTCGATACGCTGCGCCGCCTCGCGCAGGCCGCGCGGTGA